Proteins co-encoded in one Malus sylvestris chromosome 9, drMalSylv7.2, whole genome shotgun sequence genomic window:
- the LOC126582012 gene encoding probable metal-nicotianamine transporter YSL6 has protein sequence MGTESSTASVEISEPLLHDSDDKIKAVDSDSDDQIPEWKDQITIRGLVVSAVLGSLFCIITHKLNLTVGIIPSLNVAAGLLGFFFVKSWTGLLGNLGFSVAPFTRQENTVIQTCVVACYGLAFSGGFGSYLIAMDERTYNLIGSDYPGNRAEDVINPSLWWMSGFMFVVSFLGIFCLVPLRKVMVLDYKLTYPSGTATAMLINSFHTKSGAELAGKQVHALGKYLSISLIWSCFKWFFSGVGDSCGFDNFPSFGLTLFKNTFYFDFSPTYVGCGLICPHIVNCSVLLGAILSWGFLWPLISQYSGVWYPADLGSNDFKGLYGYKVFIAIALILGDGIYNLIKIIAVTLKEISNKSNKKSNLPVVKEVIGDESSEVTLEQKKRDAIFLKDRIPTWVAGAGYLGLVVISTATMPIIFPPLKWYLVLCSYILAPALAFCNSYGTGLTDWSLASTYGKIGLFIIASLVGSDGGVIAGLAACGVMMSIVSTAADLMQDFKTGYLTMSSAKSMFISQLVGTAMGCVIAPLTFWLFWSAFDIGSPDGPYKAPYAVIFREMAILGIEGFSELPKHCLAMCVGFFVAAVAINLLRDVTPTKISQFIPIPMAMAVPFYIGAYFAIDMFVGTVILFVWERVNRKDAEDYAGAVASGLICGDGIWTIPSAILSIFKVNPPICMYFGPSSR, from the exons ATGGGGACCGAATCATCAACAGCGTCCGTGGAGATATCAGAGCCGTTGCTTCACGATTCCGACGACAAAATCAAGGCCGTCGACTCCGACTCCGACGACCAAATCCCCGAATGGAAGGACCAGATCACCATCAGAGGGCTGGTCGTCAGCGCCGTGCTCGGAAGCCTCTTCTGCATCATCACCCACAAGCTCAATCTGACCGTCGGGATTATCCCCTCGTTGAACGTCGCCGCCGGGCTGCTCGGATTCTTCTTCGTCAAGTCATGGACTGGATTATTGGgaaatttagggttttcagTTGCCCCCTTTACCAGGCAGGAGAACACCGTCATCCAGACCTGCGTCGTTGCCTGCTATGGCCTCGCTTTTAGCG GCGGGTTTGGTTCGTATTTGATTGCCATGGATGAGAGAACGTATAACCTAATTGGTTCTGATTACCCGGGTAATCGGGCTGAAGATGTTATTAATCCGAGCTTGTGGTGGATGAGTGGTTTCATGTTTGTTGTCAGCTTCCTCGGCATTTTTTGCCTTGTTCCGCTTCGCAAG GTTATGGTCCTGGATTACAAACTAACATATCCCAGTGGGACAGCCACGGCAATGTTGATAAATAGCTTCCACACTAAGAGTGGTGCAGAGCTTGCCGG GAAGCAAGTTCATGCTCTAGGGAAGTATTTAAGTATAAGTCTAATTTGGAGCTGCTTCAAGTGGTTCTTTAGTGGTGTTGGAGATTCATGTGGATTTGACAACTTTCCTAGCTTTGGATTGACACTATTTAAGAACAC GTTTTATTTTGACTTCAGTCCAACATATGTTGGATGTGGTCTTATATGCCCTCACATAGTCAACTGCTCGGTTCTTTTGGGGGCTATCTTATCATGGGGTTTTCTTTGGCCGTTAATATCCCAATATTCTGGGGTCTGGTATCCAGCTGACCTTGGTAGCAATGATTTCAAAGGTCTTTACGGATATAAG GTCTTCATAGCTATTGCCCTCATCCTAGGGGATGGTATCTACAATTTGATCAAGATTATAGCCGTTACTCTTAAGGAAATATCCAATAAGAGTAACAAAAAGAGCAACCTTCCTGTTGTCAAAGAGGTCATAG GTGATGAGAGTTCAGAAGTAACACTGGAGCAAAAAAAGAGGGATGCAATATTTCTTAAGGACAGGATACCAACTTGGGTTGCCGGTGCTGGATATCTGGGCCTAGTTGTAATATCCACAGCAACAATGCCAATCATCTTTCCGCCTCTGAAATGGTATTTGGTTCTATGCTCATACATCCTTGCTCCTGCCCTTGCCTTCTGCAACTCCTATGGCACTGGCCTCACAGACTGGAGTTTAGCTTCAACTTATGGGAAAATTGGTCTTTTCATCATTGCTTCATTAGTTGGAAGTGACGGCGGGGTTATAGCTGGGTTAGCAGCCTGTGGGGTGATGATGTCGATTGTCTCTACTGCAGCTGATCTCATGCAAGACTTCAAGACAGGTTACCTCACTATGTCTTCGGCCAAGTCTATGTTTATAAGCCAGTTGGTGGGAACAGCCATGGGTTGTGTGATTGCTCCGTTAACATTTTGGTTGTTTTGGAGTGCATTTGATATCGGGTCACCTGATGGTCCATACAAGGCACCCTATGCTGTTATATTCAGGGAAATGGCAATCCTAGGTATCGAGGGCTTCTCTGAGCTCCCCAAGCATTGCTTGGCTATGTGCGTTGGTTTTTTCGTGGCAGCTGTGGCTATAAACCTGCTGAGGGATGTGACTCCTACGAAAATATCACAGTTCATTCCAATTCCCATGGCAATGGCAGTCCCATTCTACATCGGAGCATACTTCGCCATTGACATGTTTGTTGGGACGGTGATATTGTTCGTATGGGAGCGAGTGAACAGGAAGGATGCAGAGGATTATGCAGGGGCAGTCGCTTCGGGTTTAATATGTGGTGATGGGATTTGGACAATCCCGTCGGCGATCCTCTCTATTTTCAAGGTCAATCCACCCATCTGCATGTACTTTGGGCCTTCGAGCAGATGA
- the LOC126582013 gene encoding protein LAZY 1, with the protein MQLLQWVHYKFRHGSIEPRKDLTQPSLDDQDAYMKSSFGSRYGSTSLQPPARDQEKSLAESEAKREGETSATISELFHGFLTIGTLGSESSINEPETPTFATTLENLTQQKAEVTENDLKLISYELEKFLEAETKEEGVHASSARDSNASSITLSGMQMEESEDEEYWTAAYPLKGYLFGSSTELPETTMEAKKERASLQELFDRTKITTDYKEKSETEEIEVKYKHKSAMGFMKNMIKKFHASSKRSSPSTGGDATDPVSIKKKLGEASDSLSTKKKPHKVLRMFHRRIHPECSIAARESVKSEKYEKKNNSSAGSGCNENMMLMSGDNGRFPDGAMAKEGTENCKKFMNFPQYRQSGSSSRRKGEHWIKTDAEYLVLEL; encoded by the exons ATGCAGTTATTACAATGGGTGCACTACAAATTTCGGCACGGTAGCATTGAGCCTCGCAAGGATCTTA CTCAGCCATCACTTGATGACCAAGATGCCTATATGAAGTCAAGCTTTGGCTCCAGATACGGATCTACATCCTTGCAGCCACCTGCAAGAGACCAAGAAAAATCTTTAGCTGAATCTGAAGCCAAGAGAGAAGGAGAAACATCTGCTACCATCTCAGAGCTGTTTCATGGTTTTCTCACCATTGGAACTCTTGGTTCAGAATCAAGTATCAATGAGCCTGAAACACCAACTTTTGCGACGACTTTAGAGAACTTAACTCAGCAAAAAGCAGAGGTAACAGAGAACGACTTGAAGCTCATCAGCTATGAGCTAGAGAAGTTTCTTGAGGCTGAGACAAAGGAAGAAGGGGTCCATGCATCATCAGCAAGGGACAGTAATGCTAGCTCTATTACACTCAGTGGCATGCAAATGGAGGAATCCGAAGATGAAGAATACTGGACTGCAGCATATCCGCTCAAAGGATATCTCTTTGGGTCCTCAACTGAATTACCAGAAACAACAATGGAGGCAAAGAAAGAAAGGGCATCACTGCAAGAGCTGTTTGACAGGACCAAAATCACAACTGATtataaggagaaaagtgagactGAGGAGATAGAAGTCAAATATAAGCATAAATCTGCAATGGGGTTCATGAAGAATATGATTAAAAAATTCCATGCTTCTTCAAAGAGATCTTCCCCTTCTACAGGTGGTGATGCAACTGATCCTGTTTCCATCAAGAAGAAACTTGGTGAGGCATCTGATTCGCTTTCAACCAAGAAGAAACCCCATAAG GTCTTACGTATGTTCCATAGAAGGATCCATCCTGAATGCTCTATAGCTGCTAGAGAATCGGTCAAGTCCGAGAAATACGAGAAGAAGAATAATTCCAGTGCAGGTAGTGGTTGTAATGAAAATATGATGCTCATGAGTGGAGACAACGGAAGGTTCCCTGACGGGGCAATGGCAAAAGAGGGGActgaaaattgtaaaaaattcatGAACTTTCCCCAATACAGGCAGAGTGGCAGCAGTTCTAGGAGAAAGGGAGAGCACTGGATCAAAACAGATGCAGAAT ACTTGGTCTTGGAGCTGTAG
- the LOC126582017 gene encoding uncharacterized protein LOC126582017, whose product MGSPPAKKVLITSNGNEISQSIAFSLAQRGCSLVLMGKESFLRGIVQKITASLECAVAPVEMVDVDMEDEREGAFDEAVEKACNILGNLDAFVHCYSYEGKMQDQLQLPEGELKKIMKINFISAWFLLNAVGRRMRDHKSGGSIVLLTSIIGAERGIYPGAAAYSACSAGLQQLARIRVYAIARGLHLQDEYPKFVGVERAKKLVKEAALLGRWLDVKNDLVSTVIYWSRYMTGTTIFVDGAMSLTRPRMRSFM is encoded by the exons ATGGGGAGTCCTCCTGCGAAGAAAGTCCTGATCACCTCCAATGGCAACGAGATTTCACAGAGCATCGCCTTCTCTCTGGCCCAACGCGGCTGCAG TTTGGTGTTAATGGGAAAAGAGAGCTTCCTGCGGGGTATTGTGCAGAAAATAACGGCCTCACTGGAGTGTGCGGTGGCGCCGGTGGAGATGGTGGACGTGGACATGGAGGACGAGAGGGAGGGAGCTTTTGATGAGGCGGTGGAGAAGGCATGCAACATCCTGGGTAATTTGGATGCCTTTGTGCATTGCTATAGTTACGAAG GAAAAATGCAAGACCAGCTACAATTACCTgaaggtgaattaaaaaagATAATGAAGATTAACTTCATCTCTGCGTGGTTTCTGTTGAACGCCGTTGGCAGAAGAATGCGAGATCATAAGTCAGGTGGTTCAATCGTATTGTTGACATCGATAATTGGAGCTGAAAGAGGGATTTATCCAGGAGCTGCTGCCTATAGTGCATGTTCGGCAGGCCTTCAGCAGTTAGCTAGG ATCAGGGTCTATGCTATTGCCCGTGGTTTGCATCTACAAGACGAATATCCAAAGTTTGTGGGAGTGGAAAGAGCGAAGAAGCTGGTGAAGGAGGCAGCTCTATTGGGGAGATGGCTTGATGTTAAAAATGATCTGGTTTCAACTGTCATATATTGGTCACGGTACATGACAGGCACAACAATATTTGTGGATGGGGCAATGTCTCTGACAAGACCTCGGATGCGTTCTTTTATGTGA